One Terriglobales bacterium genomic window carries:
- a CDS encoding acylphosphatase, with amino-acid sequence MDCRRFIVRGRVQGVGFRWFVEREARTLSIAGWVRNNVDGTVEVLAMGSGEQLSALRGRLQTGCRAARVDAVDEVPAEPVPDLKTFRIEGAW; translated from the coding sequence ATGGACTGCCGCCGATTCATCGTCCGAGGCCGGGTGCAGGGGGTGGGCTTCCGCTGGTTCGTGGAGCGGGAGGCGCGCACCCTGAGCATCGCCGGCTGGGTGCGCAACAACGTGGACGGCACGGTGGAAGTGCTGGCCATGGGCTCCGGCGAGCAGTTGAGCGCGCTGCGCGGGCGCCTGCAAACCGGCTGCCGCGCCGCGCGCGTGGATGCCGTGGACGAAGTCCCGGCCGAGCCCGTCCCTGATCTGAAAACATTCCGCATCGAAGGAGCCTGGTAG
- the efp gene encoding elongation factor P: MYVPATQLRPGMVVMHGKDLCTVFSVDHRTPGNKRGFIQAKLRNLRSGSMMDHKFRAEDSVEKVTLDEAEMQFLYQDTSGYCFMNTENYEQVHLSREILGDTVDYLVSNLTLKVEFHEGKAVGIELPQTVDLKVVETEPGLKSATASSVMKQAKLETGLVVLVPPFISEGESIRVDTAEGVYLERVK; this comes from the coding sequence TGTGCACCGTGTTCAGCGTGGACCACCGCACCCCCGGGAACAAGCGTGGCTTCATCCAGGCCAAGCTGCGCAACCTGCGTTCCGGCTCCATGATGGATCACAAGTTCCGCGCCGAGGACTCGGTGGAGAAAGTCACCCTGGACGAAGCCGAAATGCAATTCCTCTATCAGGACACCTCCGGCTACTGCTTCATGAACACCGAGAACTACGAGCAGGTGCACCTCTCGCGCGAGATCCTGGGCGACACCGTGGACTACCTGGTCTCCAACCTCACCCTGAAGGTGGAGTTCCACGAGGGCAAGGCCGTCGGCATCGAGCTGCCCCAGACCGTGGACCTGAAGGTGGTGGAGACCGAGCCCGGCCTCAAGAGCGCCACCGCCTCCAGCGTGATGAAGCAGGCCAAGCTCGAGACCGGCCTGGTGGTGCTGGTGCCTCCCTTCATCAGCGAGGGCGAGAGCATCCGCGTGGATACGGCCGAAGGCGTATACCTGGAGCGGGTGAAGTAA